One Hippoglossus hippoglossus isolate fHipHip1 chromosome 5, fHipHip1.pri, whole genome shotgun sequence genomic window carries:
- the LOC117761228 gene encoding uncharacterized protein LOC117761228 — translation MWAYRLTCPNCGNQLTGAGLYKTVRRVLDIDGWYFMGTEYLECGSCKRKYSAWAQDIIRQLDLAHQEKFPAVLTLSCDKRVVGLMKERTLGNSASRLRAILVEQHTKEWMVRSLSYLSVLSKLQVPGVAPRQVSVPPMNPIPTVPWLISIYAREALGRLEEMKARVTSIFGDILKLGSTKKMTKKLAGNAAGMAERVTNVSNEHRQVLMSVLTASEEDGLLPMAAGLVRRYREAGRAPPRVLYVNRDCCATAGRCKVAALFGEWDQLLVRLDVWHLMQRFARAVTADSHQQYGLFMSRLSFAMLEWDGCDVARLKEAKQSKEGREPTSRELARHCRRYTRGVAETELLIQEVLDSFSEVTDTMGVLLFERVKMEEVWSTQRHHLRCIQDPPGVELYAKKGEVTRGGVKLPVYRCARGTSSLEWFHHHLCTFVPGTSANALHFQVYLLEGLVRWNEDCARVAVESDARRSTLRCYSAQLQRGLSQLTQQFLGMTLVENYTQPGEYTGELIGLEYLYSQTGAAALQLDVGRDHDALDGTDGLEEDWEEVEYEGFEEELHRVSPVAQLPHPVQTAVPTQPYHPPAVEEEEEVRGPDGHRGYQHAVHLAHALVELRHHAFVTQRQVREIVSLWQKLSDRDKAPISFPQRRCSKTAHTPGVDSVTSSYLGQGAGAAQFPYANRMLEAIFLELSHIHHEGCTIAGVPMNRWGAVERAYSVIRDNLYNRRDLLAAAPIQLPEVNNRTLLQW, via the exons ATGTGGGCCTACAGGCTCACGTGTCCCAACTGTGGGAACCAACTGACAGGCGCGGGGCTCTACAAGACCGTCCGTCGTGTGCTGGACATCGATGGCTGGTACTTCATGGGCACGGAGTACCTGGAATGCGGTTCTTGCAAGAGGAAGTACTCGGCGTGGGCGCAAGACATCATTAGACAGCTGGACCTCGCCCACCAGGAGAAGTTTCCCGCTGTTCTCAC GTTGTCTTGCGACAAGAGGGTGGTGGGCCTAATGAAGGAGCGCACTTTGGGCAACAGTGCGTCTCGCCTCCGTGCCATTCTGGTGGAGCAGCACACCAAAGAGTGGATGGTGCGGTCGTTGAGTTACCTCTCCGTGCTCAGTAAGCTTCAGGTGCCGGGCGTGGCTCCACGGCAGGTGTCCGTGCCGCCCATGAACCCGATCCCCACCGTGCCCTGGCTGATTTCCATCTACGCCAGGGAGGCCCTTGGCCGTCTGGAGGAGATGAAAGCCAGGGTCACGTCCATATTTGGGGACATATTGAAGCTGGGCTCCACCAAAAAG ATGACAAAGAAGCTTGCGGGTAACGCCGCTGGGATGGCCGAAAGGGTCACCAACGTGAGCAACGAGCACAGGCAGGTGCTCATGTCGGTCCTCACTGCCTCTGAGGAGGACGGACTGTTGCCCATGGCGGCCGGGCTTGTGCGGCGTTACAGGGAAGCCGGAAGGGCCCCTCCTCGGGTCTTGTACGTAAACCGGGATTGCTGTGCCACCGCCGGACGCTGtaag gTGGCGGCCCTGTTCGGCGAGTGGGATCAGCTGTTGGTGAGGCTAGACGTGTGGCACCTAATGCAACGCTTCGCGAGGGCCGTCACCGCCGACAGTCACCAGCAGTATGGCCTATTCATGTCACGGCTTTCGTTTGCCATGCTTGAGTGGGACGGCTGTGACGTGGCCCGCCTGAAAGAGGCTAAGCAGTCCAAGGAGGGGAGGGAGCCCACGTCCAGGGAGCTGGCCCGCCACTGCCGCCGCTACACAAGGGGTGTGGCGGAGACGGAGCTGCTGATTCAGGAGGTGCTAGACTCCTTCTCTGAGGTGACCGACACCATGGGCGTCCTGCTCTTCGAACGTGTCAAGATGGAGGAGGTTTGGAGCACGCAGCGTCACCATCTCCGCTGCATTCAGGACCCGCCGGGAGTGGAGCTGTATGCGAAGAAAGGGGAGGTGACCAGGGGGGGTGTCAAGCTCCCCGTCTACCGCTGTGCCCGAGGCACCAGTTCCCTCGAGTGGTTCCACCACCACCTGTGCACGTTCGTTCCAG GCACGTCTGCCAATGCCCTCCACTTCCAGGTGTACCTGCTGGAGGGCCTGGTGAGGTGGAATGAGGACTGCGCCAGAGTTGCAGTGGAGAGCGATGCCCGACGTTCGACGCTGCGTTGCTACAGCGCCCAGCTGCAGAGAGGCCTCTCCCAGCTCACCCAACAGTTCTTGGGGATGACGCTGGTAGAGAATTACACCCAGCCTGGGGAGTACACAG ggGAGCTCATCGGGTTGGAGTACCTCTACTCCCAGACAGGCGCCGCTGCTCTGCAGCTGGATGTGGGCCGAGATCATGATGCTCTGGATGGCACGGATGGGCTGGAAGAGGACTGGGAAGAGGTGGAGTATGAGGGCTTTGAAGAGGAGCTGCATCGGGTCAGCCCCGTAGCTCAGCTGCCCCACCCAGTGCAGACCGCTGTTCCCACACAGCCTTATCATCCACccgcagtggaggaggaggag GAGGTACGGGGTCCAGATGGACACAGAGGCTACCAGCATGCCGTCCATCTAGCCCATGCCCTCGTAGAGCTGCGTCACCATGCCTTCGTTACGCAGCGGCAGGTGAGGGAGATAGTGAGTCTTTGGCAGAAGCTGTCAGACAGAGACAAGGCGCCTATCTCCTTCCCCCAGCGCCGCTGCTCTAAAACTGCCCACACGCCTGGAGTGGACAGCGTGACAAG TTCGTATCTCGGGCAGGGCGCGGGAGCGGCACAGTTTCCATATGCCAACCGGATGCTCGAGGCCATCTTTTTGGAGCTGAGCCACATACACCATGAGGGCTGTACCATCGCCGGGGTCCCGATGAACCGCTGGGGGGCTGTCGAGAGGGCCTATTCTGTCATCAGAGACAATCTGTACAACAGGCGGGACCTCTTGGCAGCTGCCCCCATCCAACTCCCAGAGGTCAACAACCGGACCCTTCTGCAGTGGTGA